One genomic window of Micropterus dolomieu isolate WLL.071019.BEF.003 ecotype Adirondacks linkage group LG14, ASM2129224v1, whole genome shotgun sequence includes the following:
- the hoxb1b gene encoding homeobox protein Hox-B1b, which translates to MNSYLDYPVCNRGANIFSAKAGYHNLNHGYMSSNSCATSDSYAPDGRLVTATSAPHQTPSLPLHHQSHVNMDLQFTTPGNSMYGSPLEYGHHQYGLAPEQDRSFIQVSPLGTNMAPYTGDSCGPGVAAGSQYLHFGNGDQRLQEYSESAYTRLPAQSKEKDLDNVEETSKTFDWMKVKRNPPKTAVLSEFGVPGQHNVIRTNFTTKQLTELEKEFHFNKYLTRARRVEVAASLELNETQVKIWFQNRRMKQKKREKLGCVLVNTPAPVEKLSGPDTSPKSKGKDCEP; encoded by the exons ATGAACTCCTACTTAGACTACCCCGTGTGCAACCGGGGagcaaacattttcagtgcCAAGGCCGGATACCACAATTTGAACCATGGATACATGTCGTCCAACTCGTGCGCAACAAGTGATAGTTACGCACCGGACGGGCGATTAGTGACTGCAACTTCTGCGCCACACCAGACGCCGAGCCTCCCTCTGCACCACCAGTCCCACGTCAACATGGATCTGCAGTTTACAACACCGGGGAACTCTATGTATGGGTCACCTCTGGAGTACGGACACCACCAGTACGGCCTCGCACCCGAGCAGGACCGGAGCTTCATTCAAGTTTCACCTCTTGGAACAAACATGGCTCCCTACACCGGGGACAGTTGTGGGCCTGGAGTTGCAGCGGGCAGCCAGTACCTACATTTTGGCAACGGGGATCAGAGGCTGCAAGAATATTCAGAGAGTGCTTACACAAGGTTACCGGCCCAAAGCAAGGAAAAGGATTTGGATAATGTGGAGGAAACTTCTAAAACATTCGACTGGATGAAAGTGAAAAGAAATCCCCCTAAAACAG CTGTCCTGTCGGAGTTCGGGGTTCCCGGCCAGCACAACGTGATTCGCACCAACTTCACCACCAAGCAGCTAACCGAGCTGGAGAAAGAGTTCCACTTCAACAAATACTTGACGAGGGCACGGAGGGTGGAGGTCGCTgccagtctggagctcaacgagACGCAGGTGAAAATCTGGTTTCAGAACCGCAGGATGAAGCAGAAGAAACGCGAGAAACTGGGCTGCGTTTTGGTCAACACTCCGGCTCCAGTGGAGAAACTCTCAGGCCCTGACACCTCTCCAAAGTCAAAGGGGAAAGACTGTGAACCATGA
- the LOC123983013 gene encoding homeobox protein Hox-B3-like — MEMQKTSATQNTQHHDFFSESLEDVSGFAYTHQAASQVETFERTFPLRSKQQNPKFPMSKKIFPWMKECRHSDQKQGRRIADCTVNEKCPSATPASKRTRTAYTSAQLVELEKEFHFSRYLCRPRRVEMANLLNLQERQIKIWFQNRRMKQKKDERLQGLTTTTTTTTTTTTTTSSSPLSSPSAPGSPTLSSLGYVHLGGDYQPASPPLKSQQHQPAYTAEYSKYPAPGFTHGPQFNTQYNTHSTSHTTDPNVDLNLSYFPQSCTQDRIMQAPKLSHL, encoded by the exons ATGGAAATGCAGAAAACCAGTGCGACACAAAACACCCAGCACCATGACTTCTTCAGCGAGTCTTTGGAGGATGTTAGTGGGTTTGCGTACACTCATCAAGCAGCCTCACAAGTGGAGACGTTTGAGCGCACGTTTCCCCTGAGGTCAAAACAGCAAAACCCCAAGTTCCCTATGAGCAAAAAGATTTTCCCCTGGATGAAAGAGTGCAGACACTCAGATCAGAAACAAGGCAGAAGAATCGCAG ACTGCACCGTCAACGAGAAGTGCCCAAGCGCGACACCGGCCTCCAAGAGGACGCGCACCGCGTACACGAGTGCGCAACTGGTAGAGCTGGAGAAGGAGTTCCACTTCAGCCGCTACCTGTGCAGGCCGCGGCGGGTGGAGATGGCCAACCTGCTCAACCTCCAGGAGAGGCAGATCAAGATTTGGTTCCAGAACCGGAGGATGAAGCAGAAGAAGGATGAGAGATTGCAGGgcctcaccaccaccaccaccaccaccaccactaccaccactaccacctcctcctcacctctTTCCTCACCCTCCGCACCGGGCAGCCCCACTCTGTCGAGCCTGGGTTATGTCCATCTGGGCGGGGATTACCAGCCGGCCTCCCCTCCGCTCAAGTCCCAACAACACCAGCCGGCGTACACGGCAGAATACTCCAAATATCCAGCTCCAGGCTTCACGCACGGCCCGCAATTTAATACGCAGTACAACACGCACAGCACCTCACACACAACAGACCCTAATGTGGATCTTAACTTGTCATATTTCCCACAGAGCTGCACTCAGGACAGAATCATGCAAGCCCCGAAACTGAGTCATCTGTAG